In the Triticum aestivum cultivar Chinese Spring chromosome 2B, IWGSC CS RefSeq v2.1, whole genome shotgun sequence genome, GGAAAATCGATCAGGTACCTGACAAGTGATCGGTGGACTCCAAAGCTGCCTGCGGTTGGAGAACTCGGAGACTTGGAATAGACTTCTCCATCGACCAGTAAGATTGTTTTCACGGATGTCACTCTGTTGTTGGCGACGCGGAAGGCAGTGGTCGCCGATTCCAGCCACCTAGAAACCGTCAGAGAATGAGAGTTGAGTGCCTCTGTACAAGATCTGATTTCGAATAGGAGAGTAGCACGCCCGAAACAAACCTGGTCAGTCAGGCCACAGTTGGCTGGAGAGAAGATGAGCTGTTGCCAATGGAGGCTGCTGCCGAGCGAGCTCCTTTCCCTTGGAGGCCGATGTAGTCCTCCATCCGTGCGAGCCGTCGCCGCCGCAACATAATGCCAATGAGACGGGAGTAGAGATGTATAAGCCCAACGCATATAGAAACACCTGAAAAATCGGAGCAATGGCCTGTGTTTGTTGGTGGAGTTTTTTTCACTTATTATTTCTTTAACTAAAAGCTAAATGACTTTCAGCGGTAGAATTCCATTGCGCCAACGACCACCACCTGGGTAGGAGTACGTACTCCTAAGAGTACCAAcccattttcatatatatatatatatatatatatatatatatatatatatatatatatgggtaatccgaaagatagcagtcgttggcttcagcccccacgcatacaatgcgggggtgttcgcgaaaaaatgtgcttgatcactctttatccaacgtcttggtccggcaaggaggtgatcgcacgtcgaactaggcaaccggactatatagctgtaacactttcgcttagccgcggGATTCTAATATTGGGGCTACtatcgcgtgcatccgaatacgggcgcgtatgtacctgaccgggaaatggcccttcgttaatgcggaggaatcctagggATTCCagtgagtcgtcgagtggttgaccaatctctcgctatatcatgacgatcagtttttggctttctctactgaggtgctcatccggaataactaaggcacaatcgcagtagttctcctttggccaccttagccgattataacggaacgtaaggcggcaaacccaggagccgggcaatcccaacatttgacccaagacatgattcagagctgatgcatataa is a window encoding:
- the LOC123041087 gene encoding uncharacterized protein; its protein translation is MRWAYTSLLPSHWHYVAAATARTDGGLHRPPRERSSLGSSLHWQQLIFSPANCGLTDQVAGIGDHCLPRRQQQSDIRENNLTGRWRSLFQVSEFSNRRQLWSPPITCQEHLHYIRPPKVHVMLSEACWKRCPFSLQFWCI